From Passer domesticus isolate bPasDom1 chromosome 5, bPasDom1.hap1, whole genome shotgun sequence, the proteins below share one genomic window:
- the SNU13 gene encoding NHP2-like protein 1, with amino-acid sequence MSEAEVNPKAYPLADAQLTKTLLDLVQQSCNYKQLRKGANEATKTLNRGIAEFIVMAADAEPLEIILHLPLLCEDKNVPYVFVRSKQALGRACGVSRPVIACSITIKEGSQLKPQIQSVQQAIERLLV; translated from the exons ATG AGTGAGGCAGAAGTGAATCCCAAAGCTTACCCGCTGGCTGATGCACAGCTCACCAAAACGCTGCTGGATCTCGTGCAGCAGTCCTGCAACTATAAGCAGCTACGCAAGGGAGCCAATGAAG CCACCAAAACACTGAACAGAGGCATAGCAGAGTTCATTGTGATGGCAGCAGATGCAGAGCCCTTGGAGATCATCCTGCACCTCCCCCTTCTCTGCGAGGACAAGAACGTGCCCTACGTGTTTGTGCGCTCCAAGCAGGCCCTGGGCCGGGCGTGCGGCGTTTCCCGGCCCGTCATCGCCTGCTCCATCACCATCAAGGAGGGATCACAGCTAAAGCCTCAGATCCAGTCTGTACAGCAAGCCATAGAGAGACTGTTGGTCTAA
- the XRCC6 gene encoding X-ray repair cross-complementing protein 6 yields MAGWGSFYRGEGPEEDEEPQEEEQGAEAVAEQRFSGRDSLIFLVDASKAMFESDGDAETPFDMTIQCIRNVYTSKIISSDRDLLSVVFYGTENNKNSADFKHIYVLQELDSPGAKRVLELDQYRGDEGRALFRESFGHSADYSLGEALWACSNLFSDVRVRLSHKRIMLFTNEDDPHANDSAKAKLARTRAGDLRDTGIILDLMHLKKPGGFDISLFYRDIINVADDEDLGIQPKESEKLEHLMKKVRAKETKKRALVRLNLHLGKDVALSVGVYNLIQKAYKPYPVKLYRETNEPVKTKTRMFSAKTGSLLLPSDTKRAQTYGNRQIVLEKEETEEIKQFDSPGLFLIGFKPLSMLKQHHHVRPSQFIYPEESLVRGSTTLFNALLMKCLEREMMMLCRYTPRRNIPPRFVALVPQEEELDEQKVQIAPPGFHLIFLPYADDKRNVDVTENVPASQEQVDKMKEIIQKLRFKYRADSFENPVLQQHFRNLEALALDMMEPEQAEDLTMPKSEQMCHRLGSLVDEFKQLVYPPDYNPDVKAVKRKQASDGQTEKKPKVEVSKDELQSHVQKGTLGKLTVSVLKDACRFLGLRCGSKKQELVDALTEYFNEH; encoded by the exons ATGGCGGGCTGGGGCTCCTTCTACCGGGGCGAGGGCccggaggaggacgaggagccGCAGGAAGAGGAGCAAGGCGCTGAGGCGGTCG CGGAGCAGAGGTTCTCGGGCCGGGACAGCCTCATCTTCCTGGTGGATGCCTCCAAGGCCATGTTCGAGTCCGACGGGGACGCAGAGACTCCTTTCGACATGACCATCCAG TGCATCCGGAATGTGTATACCAGCAAAATTATCAGCAGTGACAGGGACCTGTTAAGTGTTGTGTTCTATGGTACAGAAAACAACAAGAATTCGGCAGATTTCAAGCACATTTATGTTCTCCAGGAGCTGGACAGTCCAG GTGCGAAGCGAGTTCTGGAGCTGGACCAGTACAGGGGAGACGAAGGCCGGGCGCTTTTCCGGGAGAGCTTTGGCCACAGCGCTGACTATTCCCTGGGGGAAGCGCTCTGGGCCTGCTCCAATCTCTTCAGTGACGTGCGAGTCAGGCTGAGCCACAAGAGGATCATGCTCTTCACCAACGAGGATGACCCTCATGCCAATGACAGTGCCAAAGCCAAGCTGGCCAGGACCAGAGCTGGTGATCTGAGAGACACAG GTATCATCCTAGACTTGATGCACTTGAAGAAGCCTGGAGGGTTTGATATCTCTTTGTTCTACAGGGATATTATAAATGTAGCAGATGATGAGGACCTTGGGATCCAGCCTAAAGAGTCAGAGAAACTGGAACATCTCATGAAGAAAGTACGAGCAAAGGAGACGAAGAAACGGGCTTTAGTCAG GCTAAATCTGCATCTGGGCAAAGATGTGGCTCTTTCTGTTGGTGTTTACAACCTTATTCAAAAAGCTTATAAACCATATCCGGTGAAGCTTTATCGGGAAACTAATGAACcagtaaaaaccaaaacaaggaTGTTCAGTGCAAAAACAGGCAGCTTGCTCCTGCCCAGTGACACTAAAAGGGCTCAG ACATATGGAAACCGACAGATTGTGCTGGAGAAAGAGGagacagaagaaataaaacagttTGATTCTCCAGGTTTGTTTCTGATTGGCTTCAAACCACTTTCAATGCTAAAGCAGCACCACCATGTCAGGCCCTCCCAGTTCATCTATCCTGAGGAGTCCCTGGTGAGAG GGAGTACAACACTGTTCAATGCCCTGCTGATGAAGTGCTTGGAGAGGGAGATGATGATGCTGTGCAGGTACACCCCTCGGCGGAACATCCCTCCTCGCTTTGTGGCCCTGGTTCcccaggaggaggagctggatgagCAGAAAGTGCAGATAGCCCCTCCAG GTTTCCACCTGATTTTTCTACCCTATGCAGATGACAAACGTAATGTTGATGTTACAGAAAATGTGCCAGCCAGCCAAGAGCAGGTAGACAAAATGAAGGAAATAATTCAGAAGCTGCGGTTCAAATACAG GGCTGACAGCTTTGAGAACCCAGTTTTGCAGCAGCACTTCAGGAATTTGGAGGCTTTGGCGCTGGATATGATGGAACCAGAGCAGGCTGAGGATCTTACAA TGCCAAAGTCTGAACAGATgtgccacaggctgggcagCCTGGTGGATGAGTTTAAGCAGCTGGTTTATCCCCCTGACTACAATCCTGATGTGAAGGCTGTAAAGAGAAAACAAG CTTCTGATGGTCAAACTGAGAAGAAGCCCAAGGTAGAAGTGTCAAAAGATGAGCTGCAGAGTCATGTGCAGAAGGGCACTCTAGGCAAGCTCACCGTGTCTGTCCTGAAGGATGCATGTAGGTTTTTGGGGTTGAGGTGTGGAAGCAAGAAGCAGGAGCTCGTGGATGCTCTAACTGAATACTTTAATGAGCACTAA